The Triplophysa rosa linkage group LG15, Trosa_1v2, whole genome shotgun sequence genome has a segment encoding these proteins:
- the cracd gene encoding capping protein inhibiting regulator of actin dynamics: MSQENVSDKVRNIQKQIGHNIKFGQRPPSLRKSEGDEGSSDEEDVPQSPLRVLAQVESEPLEPEAKEKATSHDPIHHRTPVKSPRTKRPPPPGTIESINLDAVPQFVPCLDNTAAKHKLSVKPKNQRVSRKHRRFTQEVDLSEMQEETETQKHEDVFDLTRKDIHRSKEDYEPTEKSIRKRLQNEEQEHLEPQRREQEEERKNEEQWTRIEEQRLEEDKLRRQEQMQKEEEQRKAREEEKKREEEEKLRLRLQEERKKKEELERKKQEEEKKKKEEEEKKRIEEGESIRKEEEERRRAEKERRQQELKAEQLRLEEERKREQEEKRRKEEVAAEKHRIQELEEKRQREEEQRLHEEERRRQGKEAEEKKREEGLRKKQQQEQQAAEEQAKVTDPEWKRKAEELRWREMEERQRPFTFKVSSGEKQILFQKVNLTPVTPATGQQDETRAETREGAKASSPGCTESPTLSSSLYVPHTAILVTGAQLCGTAVNLDQIKDTACKSLLGLSEGKKAMGTPPTKSKTSPDRKSGKTKSLHESSLSVDQSNAAVLAEWASIRSKILKGAEEGKYPEYPDQSHKQSQSRPVSEDLNTVPFSHTNLRKTMSASAKFSITPARKKFADSNRNSEVFSQEEREGGKVESASTESPPVPKELPSSGTKIQNRGSKVVRITDSSEECMFAKDLPSFLVPSPSHESPSSQISETRLPSQAESQDFETKDEGDQKDQSGDEQPSPFGIKLRRTNYSLRFHNEQSAEKRKKRYSAGDSFEGVPVPLTSIDQDSDTSTLSEKTSSASPQQEIAGYHTAVPSKEPRIKFGRSTLSSRNEGDNFVPKPPRYQKPAASPKPSEGATPPLSPFPKHGKRTSGDMISQTTEAPGQIAAEQSRDHKEDISPSVQSQRNGQGEDEVKEKKSFFPSISIPWREKTDRRTELIKREKPSLQARHSLDSSRTQEKEIGPLWITMALQKQKGFREQQQSREERRSQREAKLAEKQARERESVGMVSPTEDKGNFNSSPPKQTAPEHKRPDTLLARFERRDNLKKANTLPSSVTVEITDPTPSPPATKDVTKRFPPGDTTQVSTEPAWLALAKRKAKAWSDCPQIIK, from the exons ATGTCCCAGGAGAACGTTTCAGACAAAGTCAGGAACATTCAG AAACAAATAGGACATAATATCAAGTTTGGTCAGAGACCTCCGTCACTTAGAAAGAGTGAGGGAGATGAAGGTAGCTCAGATGAGGAAGATGTACCACAAAGTCCACTGAGGGTTCTTGCTCAGGTGGAAAGTGAGCCACTAGAACCCGAGGCCAAGGAAAAG GCTACTAGCCATGATCCAATCCATCACAGAACTCCAGTCAAATCCCCACGTACTAAGCGGCCACCTCCCCCTGGTACAATTGAGTCCATCAATCTAGACGCTGTCCCACAGTTTGTCCCATGCTTGGACAACACCGCTGCCAAACACAAACTGTCAGTCAAACCGAAGAACCAGAGGGTGTCACGCAAACATCGTAGGTTCACACAG GAAGTGGATCTCTCTGAAATGCAAGAAGAAACTGAGACACAAAAACATGAAGATGTATTTGATTTGACAAGAAAAGACATCCATAGGAGCAAAGAAGATTATGAGCCTACTGAGAAATCCATAAGGAAGCGACTTCAGAATGAGGAGCAAGAACATCTTGAGCCTCAGAGAAGGGAacaagaggaagagagaaagaatgaAGAGCAATGGACAAGAATTGAAGAGCAGAGGCTAGAAGAAGACAAACTGCGCAGACAAGAACAAATGCAAAAGGAGGAAGAGCAGAGGAAAGCCAGAGAAGAGGAAAAGAAGAGGGAAGAAGAGGAAAAGCTAAGATTAAGACTGCAGGAGGaacgaaaaaagaaagaagagttAGAAAGAAAGAAGCAAGaagaggaaaagaaaaagaaagaggaggaagaaaaaaagagaatagAGGAAGGAGAAAGCATAAGGAAAGAGGAGGAGGAAAgaagaagagcagagaaagagagaagacaGCAAGAACTCAAGGCAGAGCAACTCCGACTAGAAGAGGAAAGAAAACGGGAGCAGGAGGAGAAGAGGAGAAAGGAGGAGGTGGcagcagaaaaacacagaattcaGGAGTTAGAGGAGAAACGACAAAGAGAAGAGGAGCAACGGCTTCATGAAGAAGAAAGAAGGCGACAAGGGAAAGAGGCTGAAGAGAAAAAGAGGGAGGAGGGACTAAGGAAGAAACAACAGCAAGAACAGCAAGCAGCTGAGGAGCAGGCTAAAGTCACTGACCCAGAGTGGAAGAGAAAGGCAGAGGAACTGCGATGGAGAGAGAtggaagagagacagagacccTTCACTTTCAAGGTATCCTCGGGTGAGAAACAGATACTCTTCCAGAAGGTCAACCTTACCCCTGTTACTCCGGCAACTGGACAACAAGATGAGACAAGAGCTGAAACCAGGGAGGGAGCCAAAGCCTCTTCTCCAGGATGCACTGAATCCCCAACTCTTTCATCATCTCTTTATGTCCCTCATACCGCTATTCTTGTGACAGGAGCTCAGCTTTGTGGAACTGCAGTCAATCTCGATCAGATCAAGGACACAGCATGCAAATCCCTTCTTGGTCTTTCTGAGGGGAAGAAAGCCATGGGCACTCCACCAACCAAGAGCAAAACATCTCCGGATCGGAAATCTGGGAAAACAAAATCTTTACACGAGTCTTCCTTATCTGTAGACCAATCCAATGCTGCTGTACTGGCAGAATGGGCAAGTATACGATCAAAAATTTTAAAAGGTGCTGAGGAGGGAAAATATCCTGAATACCCAGATCAGAGTCACAAGCAATCCCAGAGCAGACCAGTAAGTGAGGATCTAAATACAGTGCCATTCTCTCACACCAACCTCAGGAAGACAATGTCAGCCAGTGCTAAGTTTTCCATTACTCCAGCTAGAAAGAAATTCGCTGATTCGAACAGGAACTCTGAGGTTTTCAGTCAGGAAGAAAGAGAAGGAGGGAAAGTAGAATCAGCATCTACAGAAAGTCCCCCTGTCCCAAAAGAGTTGCCTTCTTCAGGTACCAAGATCCAGAACAGGGGAAGCAAGGTCGTTCGCATAACAGATAGTTCTGAAGAATGCATGTTTGCCAAAGACCTCCCCTCCTTTCTTGTTCCCAGTCCATCACATGAATCTCCCAGTTCACAGATTTCTGAGACTCGGCTGCCAAGTCAGGCAGAATCACAGGACTTTGAAACAAAAGATGAGGGGGATCAGAAGGATCAGAGTGGTGATGAGCAACCCTCGCCTTTTGGAATCAAGTTGAGAAGGACCAACTACTCTCTTCGCTTCCATAATGAACAATCGGCAGAAAAGAGGAAGAAAAGGTACAGCGCAGGTGACAGTTTTGAAGGGGTCCCAGTACCTCTAACATCCATCGATCAAGACTCTGACACGTCTACACTTTCTGAAAAGACAAGCTCTGCTTCTCCACAACAAGAGATTGCTGGGTACCATACTGCCGTGCCCAGTAAAGAACCCCGAATCAAGTTTGGTAGAAGTACTCTTTCTTCACGCAATGAAGGTGATAACTTTGTCCCTAAGCCTCCACGTTACCAAAAACCAGCTGCCTCCCCGAAACCCTCTGAAGGTGCCACACCTCCACTCTCTCCTTTTCCAAAACATGGCAAGCGGACCTCAGGGGATATGATTTCACAAACAACAGAGGCGCCAGGACAGATAGCTGCTGAGCAGAGCAGGGACCATAAGGAAGACATTTCACCATCTGTACAGTCTCAGAGAAACGGACAAGGAGAGGATGAGGTTAAAGAAAAGAAGTCATTTTTTCCATCTATCAGCATTCCatggagagaaaaaacagaTCGCAGGACTGAACTCATCAAAAGAG AAAAACCATCACTGCAGGCCAGGCACTCACTGGACAGCTCACGGACACAGGAGAAAGAGATAGGACCGTTGTGGATCACTATGGCACTGCAAAAACAGAAAGGCTTCAGAGAACAACAGCAGAGCCGAGAAGAAAGAAGAAGCCAGAGAGAAGCAAAGCTGGCTGAGAAACAGGCCAGGGAAAGAGAAAGC GTTGGAATGGTCAGTCCCACAGAGGATAAAGGGAATTTCAATTCCAGCCCTCCCAAGCAAACAGCACCTGAACATAAGAGACCAGACACACTCCTGGCCCGCTTTGAACGCCGCGACAACTTGAAGAAAGCCAATACATTGCCCAGTTCAGTCACAG TTGAAATAACAGACCCAACACCCTCTCCGCCAGCAACGAAGGATGTGACAAAGCGCTTCCCTCCTGGTGACACCACCCAGGTTTCAACCGAGCCTGCCTGGCTCGCCCTAGCCAAGCGTAAGGCCAAAGCCTGGAGCGACTGCCCACAGATCATCAAGTGA
- the aasdh gene encoding beta-alanine-activating enzyme translates to MAEKLLNELVHEAAFARGDKIAVTFDSSIAARVSLTYDEVISLANELTERLRVFVQKNEGAVGLFCRTDVFLPVWIMGVLQFPAAYVPLDPTSPPLCILRMMNNCSLNYCLVQTDLLPQFQSAFSNLLSLTVCANLSSHKLTLMTLQIEQDATIQQTETEQHLSVSAGIKDTHQREQLAYILHTSGTTGLPKIVKVPHKCIVPNITHLRSVFKMTAEDVVFLSSPLTFDPSVVEMFLALSSGASLLIVPSAVKKMPRRLAHVLFKRNTTTVLQATPTLVRRFGRHVLQEEVLSADSSLRLLAFGGEPCPSLTLLKSWKQKGNSTQIFNLYGTTEVSCWASWYKVPDKLLCMDDIDDVSVPLGEPLLDTIIEVRDEKGCFVTDGEGQVFIGGQERVCLLDDEKAIVRGAMRSTGDWVQVRNSHMYFLGRKDRLVKRFGQRVHLDALQQTIENLPQVEACAVSLSEGSRLMAFIVLASGQLRAPSSSSSEDLAAADVTRNCTDPASRVIEGAIRERLSQLLDSHSIPNTIFFIPALPLTSHGKVAMDELMRMCVTQSQDANREIEQENIETVRLKLQTLWKECLNLADDVVIEEDAHFLLSGGDSLQALRLYDEITVAMGTTPVDLLEVILDGSFLDVLSQIVTEKDFNVIQPSKKRIHEDSNSVVSSKRHHKDMTTVGVTQSTAGFIASSLKETMGFIVVRRAGEVIDWSCFQGMQEDCFSDTNKSKVIVQNSPEDKNSDLILKASHELCERPQNNPQEVVSDQVSEPERSECSQGSSEKVLPLGLRVVWSSDTGRCVDASPVLLVAPERTTVLIGSHSHRLQALNLRSGEVIWERILGDRLESSAAITKCGTLVVVGCYDKKVYFLDVACGDIVWTFETGDVVKSSLAVDPKTGLVFAGSHDGYIYALNPLGKSCTWQHFCGGGAVFSSPCVHLLPRQLYCCTLGGDLLCLNPDSGTVLWTYSSGVPFFSSPNCSDSCVFIGAVNGHIVGISHSGDQLWDFSTEGPVFSSPCVSSLTSLTNSQGSKTPGSTSTSSSPNYVVTCGSHDGHIYCLNAHNGSLLWNFQTTGKVFSIPFMFDGSPWGFGTLVAVCSTDGTVWILDGETGTLKAAFSLPGELFSSPVVWGQTLVVGCRNDYVYCLELSRR, encoded by the exons ATGGCAGAGAAACTCCTTAATGAACTGGTGCACGAGGCGGCGTTCGCGCGCGGTGATAAAATAGCTGTCACGTTTGACAGCAGCATTGCAGCGCGCGTCTCTTTAACTTATGATGAGGTTATTTCTCTTGCAAATGAATTAACTGAACGCTTGCGCGTCTTTGTCCAGAAAAATGAAGGTGCTGTGGGGTTATTCTGCCGTACAGATGTCTTCCTTCCTGTCTGGATTATGGG TGTTCTACAGTTTCCTGCTGCATATGTACCTCTGGATCCTACGTCACCACCTCTGTGCATCTTGAGAATGATGAACAATTGCAGTTTGAACTACTGCTTGGTACAGACTGATCTGCTTCCC CAATTCCAGAGTGCATTTTCCAACCTATTGTCACTGACGGTATGTGCAAACTTGTCCTCACACAAGCTCACTTTGATGACGTTACAAATAGAGCAGGATGCCACCATTCAACAGACTGAGACGGAACAACATCTCTCCGTCTCTGCTGGGATCAAAGACACCCACCAGAGGGAGCAGTTGGCTTATATTTTGCACACATCTGGAACTACGGGTCTTCCAAAAATTGTGAAAGTCCCGCACAAATGCATCGTGCCTAATATAACGCATCTAAG ATCTGTATTTAAGATGACTGCAGAAGATGTTGTATTCCTTTCTTCTCCGTTAACCTTTGACCCCTCTGTGGTAGAGATGTTTTTGGCCCTGTCCTCTGGAGCATCTCTTCTAATCGTCCCCTCGGCTGTTAAAAAGATGCCGCGCAGACTTGCACATGTGCTGTTTAAACGCAACACAACAACAGTCTTACAG GCTACTCCCACTCTCGTTAGGCGATTTGGAAGGCATGTCCTGCAGGAGGAGGTGCTCAGCGCAGATTCATCCCTGAGGTTGTTGGCTTTTGGAGGAGAGCCTTGTCCATCTCTCACTCTTTTAAAGAGCTGGAAGCAGAAAGGCAACAGCACACAGATCTTTAATCTTTATGGCACTACAGAAGTGTCTTGCTGGGCAAGCTGGTACAAAGTCCCAGACAAACTCCTGTGCATGGATGACAT TGATGATGTGTCTGTGCCCCTTGGGGAGCCGCTGCTGGACACCATAATTGAAGTGAGAGATGAGAAAGGATGTTTCGTCACTGATGGAGAAGGACAAGTGTTCATTG GTGGTCAAGAGAGAGTGTGTCTGCTAGATGATGAGAAAGCTATAGTCAGGGGAGCAATGCGTTCTACCGGTGACTGGGTGCAGGTGCGCAATTCCCATATGTATTTCCTAGGCAGGAAGGATCGGCTTGTCAAACGCTTTGGTCAACGGGTACATCTAGATGCCCTGCAACAG ACCATTGAGAATTTACCCCAGGTAGAGGCATGTGCCGTGAGCTTGAGTGAGGGTAGCAGGCTGATGGCATTTATAGTGCTTGCATCAGGTCAGCTAAGAGCCCCTTCATCTTCCTCCTCTGAAGACCTTGCTGCTGCAGATGTCACAAGAAACTGCACCGACCCAGCCAGCAGAGTAATTGAAGGGGCGATTCGAGAAAGGTTATCGCAGCTATTGGACAGTCACAGCATTCCAAACACAATATTCTTCATTCCGGCACTTCCACTCACATCTCATG GTAAAGTAGCAATGGACGAGTTGATGAGGATGTGTGTGACACAAAGTCAAGACGCAAACAGAGAAATTGAACAGGAAAACATTGAAACCGTTAGACTGAAATTACAAACCCTATGGAAG GAGTGTCTTAACCTGGCTGATGATGTCGTGATTGAGGAAGATGCACACTTCTTGTTAAGTGGAGGAGATTCCCTTCAGGCCCTACGCCTCTATGATGAGATCACTGTTGCCATGGGGACAACCCCTGTGGACCTGCTGGAGGTCATATTGGACGGCTCTTTCTTAGATGTGCTTAGCCAAATAGTGACAGAAAAGGATTTTAACGTAATCCAGCCATCAAAGAAGAGAATACACGAGGATTCCAACTCTGTTGTTTCATCTAAAAGACACCACAAGGATATGACTACAGTGGGTGTCACGCAAAGCACAGCAGGTTTTATAGCGTCCTCTTTGAAAGAGACTATGGGATTTATAGTTGTGAGGAGAGCTGGTGAGGTTATTGATTGGAGTTGTTTTCAGGGAATGCAAGAGGACTGCTTCTCGGACACAAACAAGAGTAAAGTCATAGTTCAGAATAGTCCAGAAGACAAAAATTCGGATTTAATACTCAAGGCATCGCATGAACTTTGTGAGAGACCTCAAAATAACCCTCAAGAAGTTGTCAGCGATCAAGTTAGCGAACCTGAGAGAAGTGAATGTTCTCAGGGAAGTTCTGAGAAAGTTCTTCCACTTGGCCTCAGGGTCGTCTGGAGCTCAGATACGGGCAGATGTGTGGACGCGTCTCCGGTGCTGCTGGTGGCTCCTGAGAGAACCACAGTGCtcattgggtctcattcacaCAGACTGCAGGCTCTCAATCTGAGAAGTGGTGAGGTCATCTGGGAACGTATACTTGGAGATCGGCTGGAGTCCTCGGCTGCTATTACAAAATGTGGGACTCTTGTGGTAGTAG GCTGCTATGACAAAAAGGTTTATTTCCTGGATGTTGCCTGTGGAGACATTGTCTGGACATTTGAGACAGGAGATGTGGTGAAAAGTTCTCTTGCCGTAGACCCTAAAACCGGGCTGGTCTTTGCAGGATCCCATGATGGATATATTTATGCATTAAACCCACTG GGCAAGTCTTGTACATGGCAGCATTTTTGTGGTGGCGGTGCGGTGTTTTCATCCCCATGTGTACACCTTTTACCAAGACAGTTATACTGTTGTACTTTAGGAGGGGATCTCCTCTGTCTTAATCCA GACAGTGGAACAGTCTTGTGGACGTATTCCAGTGGCGTCCCTTTTTTCTCATCTCCAAACTGCTCTGattcttgtgtttttattggtGCAGTGAATGGACATATAGTTGGAATAAGCCATTCTGGAGATCAG ttATGGGACTTCTCCACTGAAGGACCGGTCTTCTCATCGCCATGCGTTTCTTCATTGACATCTCTGACAAATTCTCAGGGTTCTAAAACTCCTGGGAGCACTTCGACATCATCATCACCCAATTATGTGGTCACATGCGGGTCACATGATGGTCACATATACTGTTTAAATGCTCATAACGGATCTTTACTATGGAACTTTCAGACCACAGGCAAAGTGTTTTCTATTCCATTTATGTTTGACGGCAGTCCGTGGGGTTTTGGAACACTGGTAGCTGTGTGTTCTACAGACGGGACAGTGTGGATTTTAGATGGAGAAACAGGAACATTGAAGGCAGCTTTTTCTTTGCCTGGAGAACTTTTCTCCTCTCCTGTTGTATGGGGCCAAACCTTAGTGGTGGGATGTCGTAATGATTACGTTTACTGTCTAGAACTTAGCAGACGGTAA
- the si:dkeyp-117h8.4 gene encoding uncharacterized protein si:dkeyp-117h8.4: MPGHRFHTDQFRKNDDVFRNTMESIFQKYSVLNDPGIDVCLKTMTCRTGRGSVPIESEEGERELENLKLQVKANHSIREDFENQENDQMELSGITEDNYPYSDQKENNESLCHGGDSLQQSMSVINSSHSSLLGVTFQPMKDDEELEKTLSSHGSTLLDVYPGMLSQIGEAYRRQHVTDTARAVLQKYRRKQWHAGVSNPRVTSLRNRTLIKTTEMSFTKQSSVQENLQNCIQDSGKLHNFKKLKPSPFKNASYEASACFYSPRRDNANVSGMSNESPRTELRLDRKPEQNTARVIDFSTTPHSVSPSLSDQFLDLNQTYDVELTVLSTDVPPSLVSTCPQPAWYSPGRTARALSLIEQRRMSLTTRPSDQQSSHTSLDKDCFRDGLHSPVSSPQRGFSCLSPSRMSIFKPVSMERQQSMAVHNSMRKSPAHCQVHSEVQRSPYGQKDKAMSSPQRSLYHRPEPQQSFSMAQKQTQISPRLSEHQRSLPGPKSACLSSRSHIDAEFRKLHHHFICHGTSSPCPSSGCHLCKNELKMTSQSMSALALTPLKIALKKRRRQPDVEESLRFKRFRESCSPVKHVQRLPHELKDEYVSPSIAEPGKDRHTWERAILLQCPSPQFLRGTGNLRRIRESKLAMQMDESASSWRDVSSGVHDIKAQSPLRSFNRGMTPLSASLSRRRLQYGLLQ, from the exons ATGCCTGGACACCGTTTCCATACCGATCAATTTAGGAAAAATGACGATGTGTTCAGAAACACGATGGAGTCTATTTTTCAGAAG tattCCGTTCTAAATGATCCTGGAATAGATGTTTGTTTGAAAACAATGACATGCAGGACTGGAAGAG GTTCTGTGCCCATTGAAAGTGAAGAGGGAGAACGTGAGCTGGAAAACCTGAAG CTTCAGGTCAAGGCAAACCATTCGATCAGGG agGACTTTGAGAACCAGGAAAATGACCAG ATGGAACTGTCAGGGATCACTGAAGATAATTATCCCTACTCTGATCAGAAGGAAAACAATGAAAGTCTGT gtCATGGTGGTGATTCACTCCAGCAATCTATGAGTGTGATTAATTCATCTCATAGCTCTCTGTTGGGAGTGACTTTTCAGCCTATGAAAGATGATGAAGAACTGGAGAAAACATTGAGCAGTCATGGCAGTACCCTCCTGGATGTCTATCCGGGCATGCTCAGTCAGATCGGTGAAGCGTACCGACGTCAGCATGTGACGGATACAGCAAGAGCCGTGCTGCAGAAGTACCGTCGCAAACAGTGGCATGCTGGAGTGTCAAACCCTCGCGTTACTTCCTTAAGGAACAGGACACTAATCAAGACAACTGAGATGTCATTTACCAAACAAAGTTCAGTTCAAGAAAACCTTCAAAATTGTATCCAGGACAGCGGCAAACTTCATAACTTCAAGAAACTGAAGCCCTCGCCTTTCAAAAATGCATCCTATGAGGCCAGTGCCTGTTTTTACTCACCTAGGAGGGACAATGCCAATGTGAGCGGAATGTCAAATGAGTCACCACGGACTGAACTGCGTTTAGACAGGAAGCCAGAACAGAATACCGCTCGTGTGATTGACTTCTCCACAACTCCTCACTCTGTTTCACCCTCACTTAGTGATCAGTTTCTTGATCTGAACCAAACTTATGACGTTGAACTGACTGTTTTGTCAACTGATGTTCCACCCTCATTGGTCTCCACCTGTCCACAACCAGCCTGGTACTCACCGGGCAGAACAGCTAGGGCTCTGTCTCTTATTGAGCAGAGAAGGATGTCACTAACAACACGGCCCTCCGATCAGCAGTCATCCCACACCTCATTGGATAAAGACTGCTTCAGGGACGGCCTACACTCTCCTGTCTCCTCCCCACAGCGTGGTTTCAGTTGTTTATCTCCTAGTAGGATGAGCATTTTCAAACCTGTGTCAATGGAAAGACAACAGTCAATGGCAGTACACAATTCAATGCGAAAGTCTCCTGCCCACTGTCAAGTTCATTCGGAGGTGCAGAGATCTCCATATGGCCAAAAAGACAAGGCGATGTCTTCACCCCAACGTTCCCTTTATCACCGTCCAGAGCCACAACAAAGTTTTTCCATGGCTCAAAAGCAAACCCAGATTAGTCCAAGATTGTCCGAACATCAGCGTTCTCTCCCAGGTCCCAAGTCTGCTTGCTTATCCAGTCGTTCCCATATTGACGCAGAGTTCAGAAAGCTACATCACCACTTCATCTGTCACGGAACGTCTTCTCCATGCCCTTCCTCTGGCTGTCACCTGTGCAAGAACGAGCTAAAGATGACGTCCCAAAGCATGTCCGCTCTTGCTTTAACACCCCTAAAAATTGCGCTCAAGAAACGTCGTCGTCAACCTGACGTGGAAGAGTCACTGCGATTCAAACGCTTCCGGGAGAGTTGTTCCCCCGTTAAACACGTCCAACGCTTGCCACATGAGCTGAAAGACGAATACGTGAGCCCTTCCATTGCAGAACCTGGTAAAGACAGGCATACATGGGAAAGGGCCATCTTGTTACAGTGCCCCAGTCCACAGTTCCTCAGGGGTACAGGAAATCTTAGACGAATCAGAGAGTCCAAATTAGCCATGCAAATGGACGAAAGTGCTTCGTCCTGG AGAGATGTTTCAAGTGGAGTCCATGATATTAAAG ctCAGTCACCACTGAGATCTTTTAATCGGGGTATGACTCCACTCTCTGCGAG tCTTTCAAGGAGGCGACTCCAGTATGGCCTTCTGCAGTGA
- the ppat gene encoding amidophosphoribosyltransferase — protein MEFEESGIGEECGVFGCVAAGEWPTQLEVAQILTLGLVALQHRGQESAGIVTSNGTNPPTYTTLKGMGLVNTAFKPDDLLKLRNGNLGIGHTRYSTTGISELQNCQPFVVDTLHGKIAVAHNGELINASALRKKVMRHGVGLSTCSDSELITQLLALTPPMEELDTPDWVARIKNLMMETPTSYSLLVMYKDVIYAVRDPYGNRPLCIGCLVPISKLHSSGAGEGDTEGWVVSSESCSFQSIGAKYYREVQPGEIVQISKHGVKSLSIVPRPEGDNPAFCIFEYVYFARPDSIFEGQMVYTVRQRCGQQLAIEAPTDADVVSTVPESATPAALGYAQVSGLPYVEVLCKNRYVGRTFIQPNTRLRQLGVAKKFGALTDNFAGKRVVLVDDSIVRGNTISPIIKLLKEAGATEVHIRVASPPIRYPCYMGINIPTKEELIANKPEFEDLAGYIGATSVCYLSVEGLVSAVRGVTESQEKDERISSKTKTSRLGHCTACLTGKYPVELEW, from the exons ATGGAGTTTGAGGAGTCGGGCATTGGAGAGGAATGCGGGGTTTTCGGATGTGTCGCTGCGGGAGAATGGCCAACGCAACTGGAGGTGGCACAGATACTGACACTGGGACTTGTGGCTTTACAGCACAG gGGTCAAGAAAGTGCTGGAATTGTCACAAGTAATGGAACAAACCCCCCAACATACACCACCCTAAAG GGCATGGGATTAGTAAATACAGCTTTTAAACCAGATGATTTACTGAAGCTCCGCAACGGCAACCTTGGGATCGGACACACACGTTATTCCACCACAGGGATCTCAGAACTGCAGAACTGCCAGCCTTTCGTGGTAGACACCCTGCATGGCAAGATTGCAGTGGCACACAATGGGGAACTGATCAATGCTTCTGCCTTACGCAAAAAG GTTATGCGACATGGTGTTGGCCTCTCCACCTGCTCAGATAGTGAGCTTATCACCCAGCTGCTTGCATTGACTCCTCCCATGGAGGAGCTGGATACTCCTGATTGGGTGGCTCG TATTAAGAACCTGATGATGGAGACACCCACGTCATACTCACTGCTCGTGATGTATAAAGATGTAATCTATGCTGTGAGAGACCCCTATGGAAACAGACCTCTCTGTATTGGATGTCTAGTGCCCATCTCCAAACTGCACAGCTCAG GTGCTGGAGAAGGAGATACAGAGGGCTGGGTGGTCTCATCTGAGTCCTGTAGCTTTCAGTCCATTGGAGCAAA GTATTACCGTGAAGTGCAGCCTGGAGAGATAGTCCAGATATCTAAACATGGTGTAAAGAGTCTAAGTATTGTCCCACGCCCAGAGGGAGACAATCCTGCTTTCTGCATATTTGAATATGTTTACTTCGCCAGGCCAGACTCCATATTTGAAG GACAGATGGTGTATACAGTCAGGCAGCGCTGTGGACAGCAGTTGGCCATCGAGGCCCCCACCGATGCTGATGTAGTAAGCACTGTTCCAGAATCAGCCACACCTGCAGCATTAGGATACGCACAAGTT TCTGGCCTTCCATATGTGGAGGTTCTGTGCAAGAACCGGTATGTGGGCAGAACGTTCATTCAACCAAACACTCGCCTGCGTCAGCTTGGAGTGGCCAAGAAGTTTGGGGCATTGACTGACAACTTTGCTGGCAAACGTGTGGTGCTTGTCGACGACTCTATTGTCAGGGGCAACACCATCTCCCCTATTATTAAACTGCTGAAGGAAGCAGGCGCAACAGAg GTCCACATTCGAGTTGCCTCACCTCCGATTCGGTATCCGTGCTACATGGGCATCAACATTCCAACCAAAGAGGAGCTTATTGCTAACAAACCGGAGTTTGAGGATTTAGCAGGTTACATCG GTGCTACGAGTGTCTGTTACCTGTCTGTTGAAGGCCTGGTGTCGGCTGTTCGAGGTGTGACAGAGTCACAGGAGAAAGATGAGAGGATCAGCTCCAAAACTAAGACTAGTAGACTTGGCCACTGCACAGCATGCCTCACAGGCAAATATCCAGTGGAACTCGAGTGGTGA